The Drosophila sechellia strain sech25 chromosome 2L, ASM438219v1, whole genome shotgun sequence region GGTAAATTCATCTTTACACTAATTACAGTTGCACTTTCTCACGACCTACTCGTCACAAATGCCGTTCAGTGAATAAGAGAACAGAACAGTTTTTAGACGCCCAGGGATGTGATTTATTCCTTAAGTTATCGATCGTACTTAAAGCGATTATTTCCAAATTTTCGGACACATTTGCAAAGATCTAGCTTATTAGATGCAAATACTTGctctttatttatatattctcTATATATCAAGgcttaaaacaaaaacaaaattaacatgaaattattgattttaaCGTTTTAAGGCTTGACAGGTGTAATTCCATAATTCCACTATTTTTAAAGATCTTTCATATTAAAATGATAAGCGTTTTCTTATGTTCCTTTGTGCAATTTAAATGTACAGTGGCGTAGACAAGTTCACATTCGGCCGTTATTTCGGTATGTCATTATATTGTATTAAACTAAATACAACAAAATGTTATATTGATTGTGCACAAACTTGCAGAGCTTTTAGCAAACAACTGGAAAACGACAcataaatactaaaaaaagGGGCGTTTTTTCCTTCGTCCAGATGGCATAGTAAATTAACAGACTTTGAACATTTTGTAATAAATTCGCAGTCGTTGTACATAGTTGCCATTTTCGCACTGATTCCCTTAATTTGCCTAAGATAACGTTATGAActcataataaatattaactcCCTGCTGCTCGCAATAAAAAATCGGTCTCTGCCGAGCGCTTAAAAGTCGCTAGCATTCAGTCATAACAGTTGGACCTAAAACATGAGCATGTGCATCAAAGGGTCTTTTGGTTTCCTACTCGTAGCTCTGATTCTCGAATGTGCCAATGCGCATACGTGTCCGTTGCCGTTTAGTCTAGTCGGAAACAAGTGCTACCACGTATCCTTGCAGGAGGTGGGTACAATACATCGTACAAGCATTTTATTTAGACACAACAATATTATTTCAGACCAACTGGCATGTTGCCGATCGAAGCTGTCGAAAACTTGGTGCCGAACTAATGGTGCTCGACAATCAAGAGGACaaactccttacaaccaactTCCTAAAGAGTATGGGGCTATCCTTCACCCAAAGCTGGCATCATTCCGTTTGGGCTGGCATCAATTGCTTGGGTAACCGGCGCACCTTTCTACTCGCCAGGAACGGCGAAACTGTGCCGTACCTTAATTGGGTACCACGGGAACCGAACAACGCTTCTCCCGAAGAGGATTGTGTTGGATTCGCCAATTACAATGGAGCCTTTGGGTACCACGATATAGAGTGCAAGGTTCAGTTTCCATTTGTGTGCCAGAGGACACCAGCGGAGGAATACCTCTGCCTTAAGCGGGATATCTTCGTAGAGGTCCTTTTGTAGTGCTTTTCAACTCAAGTTATCATGAACTTATGAAaccttgcaaataaataaataacaatctTACCTACGAATTTTCAGCCAATATCACCACATTCATCACTTTTTTTGTTGAGCATTATGATATATTACAAAAGTTTAAAGACACTAAATTTCTTATTGAAAGTTTCGGCcgttggttttttttattaacattttagGTTGAAACGCATTCTAAAAGTCTAAGACTCTAGCTTCACAACGGTCGTCTTCTCGGACACGTACAGACCGTCAAGGAACTTACGGATATCCTTGTTCTTGACGGTCGTGGACTGCTGGATGAGGGCGGCAGATCCGGAGACAGACTCAATATCGTTTCCCTCCACGATAAGCTCGTCCTTCTGGGCAGTGGAGTTGACCACTGTGACGCCAGGAGCCATCTCCACACGACGGATGTACTTCTCGCCCAAGAAGTTACGGATCTCAATGACCGTGTTGTTCTCGGAGGTGACACAGTTGATGGGGAAATGGGCGTACACAGCACGCATCTTGTACTGGAATCCAAACGTGACTCCTGGTGAGAgagaaatttcaattaattgtATGGTACTTAGAATGCAAATGTCTTTAGGAACCTAATGCCAAATCTATTTGTCCAACACACACTGAAAATATTCACTAACTATCTAGCATTTTAAAGCAATTTGTAAGAAAATGGATATGTATGAATGGAATTTAGTAActtagttattattattaaattcccGTGTGGTTGACAAATGAAAGACCTGGCTATGAAGTGTTCCTGTTGTGTTTACCCTAGCAGTACGCACCCTTGATCATGTTCTCGATGTGACTGCAGACGGTACGAACGGCGGCCAACTCCTTCTTGGTTCCGAACCACTTCTCCACCTTCAGGGTGCGCTTGTCGGGCATGTACATGTCCAGAGCCAAGTGCTTGAAGCTGCGCTTCAGGGTGCCGCGGGTGCCGGTGATGGTCACCACACGGGCCTTCACCGAGGCCTTGATATCCTTGGGGATCTTCACGCACTGGTTGGAATTGATGGTACGCATCTTGATGACACTGTCGGCAAAAACATTAGTTATTAGTTTAGCAAGGCTACAAGTGCTTGTCACAGAGCATTCCAAACACCGAATCGCAGAGTTCACATCGGGCTAGTAAAACATTCGATGCATAttgtttttcaatttgtttatggATCATCCATCCCAGCGGAAATGGAAAAACGGCGGCTCTTCAGTGCCACACGCCAATAGCCGTTTCAGTGGATCACTCGATACGATGTTTTGGGACGCCTTTTCACACAAAACTTACGCTCCGTTAGTCCCTCGTTTGTATGACACAAATTCTGGATGGACTCCTCGCTGAAAGGGGTGGTTTTGGAGATATTTTGGgttaaaatttcaataaaaatataacgcGGAACACACTACTCACCGGAAACGGGGAAAAGAAAAGAAGGGAAATTTAATGTGGCTGTGTGAGGCGCACAAAATGAGCTAAATTTTGCGCGCCATGTGCCGTTGGTGTGCTGTTAACGTCTTGCATTGTGCTGTTAAGCGCGGCAGTTTCTGTGTTGAGTTACAGTAgtcttgtttatttattaagttttatttgaaaagaAGGCTAAAATCAAGTCAATTTTGGGAAAGCGGCTATAAAATCCATTGGCAAAGCAACGAAATGATGAATTTAATCAGTAGTTTGTGTTTTAGCCGATTTTAGAGAATAACACACCTGTTGCGCTCAACAtagtgtttttctttttattcaaATCTTTTTatattctaaatatttttgggaATTGGTATGACCTTTTTTATTATACTTGAATTAGCTCAGTTACtgtttatataaaattatcaaCGTTTCCTAAAAGCCACTGAATATCCCTACTAACCGTTGCGATggttgaaaattaaatgttcTAATAAAGTTTTATTGTCTCTTTATCAATATACGCGATCTTATCGTGCAACGTGCATAAGAAGTAaaagaaattataataaaaatattacttaCATGCATGTTTTCAAATGTTTCTTGTGACAGACGATTTCGTAATACCCCGCCAAACCGAAACATACCAAAAGAATACAGAGAAAGTGAGATTATCTGGTAACACTTAGCATATGGCGGGAGCGTGGGTATATTAAGCATCAGTCGGCCAAATCTGCAGATTTGTTTGTAGTTTTATATCAAAACAGTGGCAGCATTTTAAGTTAGCATTGCACCCGAGTTAGCCCGCCCCAGCACAGTTATCAGCACGATGACTCTTCCGCAAGCACAGCTAGACTTTTTCACGACGGCGACCAGTATGCTGGAATGGCATTACAATCTGGAGAGAAATAAGCCGGGTCTGCTGGAAGTATGCACTGGATACGGATGTTAACCAGCTTCTCCTCCATGTCTAATGATACGTTCTTTCTAGCTGACCGGCGTTAGCCAGCATGGGCGGGCCACGATGAGCGGACTCAATGACTACGATTACCAGACCCTTTCGTTTTTGAAATCGGATGGAACACATAACCTACAACAAATGCGAACGGTGACCAAGTCGGCTATTCCCAACGAGATTCTGGAGCACTTTAAACGTACGTATCCTGGGCATCAGCCCATAGAATTATCCGTTCCAATCTCCGATCCTACCCGTTGCAGACATAAAATGCCACTGTACCATGGGCCTCTTTCCGGAAATCGGACGTGCCTGGCTAACTATCGATTCAGAAATCTACATCTGGACGTTCAATCAGACGAGAGATGTGGCGTACTACGACGGCCTGAGCCATCTGATCGTAAGCGTTGGCCTGGTGAAACCAAAACCCGGCGTCTTTGTGCAGGACGTCAAGTACCTCCTGCTCCTCACTACGCCCATTGAGGTCATTGTCCTGGGCGTGACATTTGGTGAGGGCTCGTACAACGAAATGCAGCTGATGAACCGGCCAGTCTTTGTGATTGCCACCGACAACGTGTCCATCAGCGTCATCAAAGGAACGGACGACGGCCGCATCTTTTTGGGCGGTCGCGATGGCTGCCTGTATGAAGTTTACTACCAGGCCGAGTCCAGTTGGTTTGGCAAGCGATGCAAAAAGATAAATCTCTCCCAAGGACTGGTCTCCTATATGGTTCCCAGTTTTCTGAAGGTCTTTTCGGtaactattgttttttatattaaaaaatgtcCGTAACTATTTAGCGCGATTTGTTTGCAGGAAGTAGATCCAATCGAACACATTGAGATCGATAACAGTCGCAAGCTTCTCTATGTCCTTACGGAAAAAGGTGCCATTGAGGCTTGGGACATAAGTACGAGTTACACGACAGCTCGAAGACTTGGTCGGATCACCCAGAACGATATTACGAATCAAGCAGTTAGTCTGATCACGTAAGTGCTAGTTTCGCAAAGAATTTAACTGTTGTATGGCTAATAATTACCCATTATATAAACTTTAGGACTGTGGACCCGTCCATTTTTAAACGTGTGAAAGCCATCTGCCCTCTGAGCGCCGACGATGCCGGCAAACTACATCTTGTGGCCGTTACTCAGTGTGGTGTGCGGCTCTTTTTCTCCACAACGTCGCTAAATGTGAAGCAACAATTTGGTCCCGCGGTTCCTTGCAGTCCAGGTGAGAATACAGGACTTGGTCAGCCAGCAGTTCAGTCACCACTGTCGCCAAATGCCGAGGCTCCCAATGGACTTTATCTGCTCCACGTGCGTCTACCGCCCGGCTACACCCCAAATGCCACCACCAACAAGCCCAAGCAGGTGCATGCCGCTCACTACACGGAGGGAACCATGTTGATGATCACAACGCAACAGCATGAGCAGGATCTGCTCTGGTCGCTCAGCTCTGCCCCATCGGTTAACTTTACCTACCTGGTGGAGTCGACGGCTCTGGAGAGCCTGGATGGAGTTGTCTGGGGATTGGCTGAGGTGTATGAACCGTCGTCGCCACTGCGGAAGTCACCCCTAAACAGTGCCCGACACTCCCGCAAAGTAGCCCTGCTCACCAACCAAGGCACACATATCATAGAGGTGCTTAAAATGGTGGACGTACTGCGCCAGATCCTTATGTCGTGCAATGGCCCACATCACGAGGAAGTGAAGATGTTCTTCCAGTCGCAGAATCAGCGAGAGGCATGTGTCACGGCTCTGCTGCTGGCCACATCGGATACTTATCGTGGCAGTAATATTGCTTTGTGGGCCGCTCAGGCTTTTATGCTGTACGGTGGAGAGCCATGCTATCAGCATCAAAAGTTCCTCAACGCCAGCAACCGCAATATGGCTAATCAAACACTGGGTCCGAATACGACGAATGTTAGGGAGCGTCAACCTATGTTTATGTCCACGCCAATGCCAAATAGCGTGGCAAATAGTCCAGTTGGTTTTCCTGCATCGCAGTTCAATCAGCCCATAAGTCCAAGTGAGTTAAGCCCTTCCAGATtgcgaaaaaataaacacatatatttttttatatttataagttGGAAATATGCAGCCACCACAGGCGGCGGTTAGTAACGAGAACTCACCAATCGTTTTCTCGGCCAAACACGACGGACTTTACATGTATGTCTCCCGCATGCTGCATTCTGTTTGGCAAATGCGCTGTGTAAATGAGCAGTTTTGCTCCAATCTAAGTCAGAGTGATTGTGCCCTCTTGCTATCCGATCTGCGTTCCCTGCGCAGCTTTCTGGAGGTGCATTCTGTGCACGACATTTCCTGTAAGTCGAAAACTTTTAAAAGCAAGTTTAGGTACTTAGTTTTTAATTATACAATTGTTCCAGCGACTACTACTCGAGTGTCATTTGATAACCATTTGGATAGAACCAATTCATATAACACCATCATGATGGGCAACACTTTACTGCCAATTCCTGAGCAACGGGTATTGTCCGAGCAGGCTCAAGTAGAGGAAACACGTTCGCTTTCCGCTCTCAACCTATTTGTCAGTAAGTAAAGTTCGGATATTAAATCATAAAGCTTGAACTTATCTACCGTCGTTTCTAGAACATGCCTGTGAGGTTATATCCCTGTGGAACATTCTAAATTCGCATTCCTTCCAACTGATATGCGTGCAACTCAGTCCGGAGCATCAGAAGTTGTTGACATGCTCCACCTTCCGGGATCTTCTGATTACACGTTCCGAGGTCTGCGCATTCTTGATCATCTCGCTGATCAATCTGTATCTGAAGGACGCGGCGGGGGTATCCGATGTGTCCAAGAACTTACGTGAGAACTGCCCCAACCTATACAGGCATGAGGATGACGTGACCTACAAGGCCACCGAGTTGTTGATGAATGCAAAGAATTGCACTTCGGCCAGCGAAAAGGAACATATG contains the following coding sequences:
- the LOC6612099 gene encoding C-type lectin 37Db, producing MSMCIKGSFGFLLVALILECANAHTCPLPFSLVGNKCYHVSLQETNWHVADRSCRKLGAELMVLDNQEDKLLTTNFLKSMGLSFTQSWHHSVWAGINCLGNRRTFLLARNGETVPYLNWVPREPNNASPEEDCVGFANYNGAFGYHDIECKVQFPFVCQRTPAEEYLCLKRDIFVEVLL
- the LOC6612100 gene encoding 60S ribosomal protein L9, producing the protein MRTINSNQCVKIPKDIKASVKARVVTITGTRGTLKRSFKHLALDMYMPDKRTLKVEKWFGTKKELAAVRTVCSHIENMIKGVTFGFQYKMRAVYAHFPINCVTSENNTVIEIRNFLGEKYIRRVEMAPGVTVVNSTAQKDELIVEGNDIESVSGSAALIQQSTTVKNKDIRKFLDGLYVSEKTTVVKLES
- the LOC6612101 gene encoding nuclear pore complex protein Nup154, producing MTLPQAQLDFFTTATSMLEWHYNLERNKPGLLELTGVSQHGRATMSGLNDYDYQTLSFLKSDGTHNLQQMRTVTKSAIPNEILEHFKHIKCHCTMGLFPEIGRAWLTIDSEIYIWTFNQTRDVAYYDGLSHLIVSVGLVKPKPGVFVQDVKYLLLLTTPIEVIVLGVTFGEGSYNEMQLMNRPVFVIATDNVSISVIKGTDDGRIFLGGRDGCLYEVYYQAESSWFGKRCKKINLSQGLVSYMVPSFLKVFSEVDPIEHIEIDNSRKLLYVLTEKGAIEAWDISTSYTTARRLGRITQNDITNQAVSLITTVDPSIFKRVKAICPLSADDAGKLHLVAVTQCGVRLFFSTTSLNVKQQFGPAVPCSPGENTGLGQPAVQSPLSPNAEAPNGLYLLHVRLPPGYTPNATTNKPKQVHAAHYTEGTMLMITTQQHEQDLLWSLSSAPSVNFTYLVESTALESLDGVVWGLAEVYEPSSPLRKSPLNSARHSRKVALLTNQGTHIIEVLKMVDVLRQILMSCNGPHHEEVKMFFQSQNQREACVTALLLATSDTYRGSNIALWAAQAFMLYGGEPCYQHQKFLNASNRNMANQTLGPNTTNVRERQPMFMSTPMPNSVANSPVGFPASQFNQPISPIGNMQPPQAAVSNENSPIVFSAKHDGLYMYVSRMLHSVWQMRCVNEQFCSNLSQSDCALLLSDLRSLRSFLEVHSVHDISSTTTRVSFDNHLDRTNSYNTIMMGNTLLPIPEQRVLSEQAQVEETRSLSALNLFVKHACEVISLWNILNSHSFQLICVQLSPEHQKLLTCSTFRDLLITRSEVCAFLIISLINLYLKDAAGVSDVSKNLRENCPNLYRHEDDVTYKATELLMNAKNCTSASEKEHMLRTTLHMCKEAAPTLPLHSICQQFISADFFEGVIELSAVCASKSDPEEVGVHYYKNGEPAEDREGYTCFATRMAYYKEVQLMLDHIYQRVCNKSHVQDKSINLLNGMAKASDAKNGATQRIPKIVAQTLKVKDPLIHITLYEWLLAHDMLKELLDVVEPSLGEFLRRSVSQNVDNVVLIDLLWKYYEKNGHHSQAAHILDNLAMTRSDNINLEQRIEYLVRAVMCMRNGNVGSSLNNGIFLKELEDKLDIARVQKTVLAAMTELARDQLNAATAVKELNYALYDITQLYQHFAEPYDLWECQLSILNCSHHNDPLLIESVWGNIINSVVDKPGTTSERSNRLFTKIEILVKEYGESGVCFPFAFLIRELEVKACQLRLPGGIVPEKLVSMNLDIELLLEYYSRMISMNERVWANEGNEWHLIQSVIRVVSLLADNSQSIWYRSKRRIVGKAQDIVAGCLNICYQKPDTNRLQHSLKELQSRLQRLLI